The genomic stretch CGGTCTGTCCCCCCGACGTGTCGTGTTGGCGGGACAAGGCGTCTGCTGCCTTATTTGTGATTCCACGTTTATATTCTATCACGAATTTGTACCCCATAAGTTTCCGGACATACAGCTGTTGGTCCGGTGTCTGCACTACCTGCTGCAGCAATTCTTTTAGACTCTTCTGATCAGTGCGAATAATGAACTCGCGCCCCAACAAATATTGTCGCCACTTTTGCACGGCCTCCACAATAGCATATAATTCCTTATGATATGTTGACGCTACTCTTCTGCGAGGCCCCAATTTCTTACTAAAAAATGCAATCGGGTGGTCGAGCTGCATTAGTACCGCTCCAATTCCGACCTCACAAGCGTCCGTTTCCACGCAAAACGGCAAGGTGAAGTTCGGCAGTTGCAGGACCGGTGCTGAAGTCATTGCCGATTTCAAAGAGGCGAAAGCGGTCTCGGCCTCCGTGGACCACCGAAAAGCCTCTTTTTTTAGCAAGTCCGTCAAAGGGGCCGCTATCGTTGCGTAATGAGCGACGAAGCGACGATAATAGCCTGTCAGACCCAAGAAGCCCCGTAGCTGCTTTACAGTCGTCGGTGTGGGCCATGACGTCATTGCATCTATTTTAGCTGGGTCGGCCTTGAGTTTGCCGTCGTCAATGATGTGCCCCAAGTACTCCACAGACACACTACAAAATGAGCATTTGGAAAGCTTGACGAAAAAATTATTTGCGTGAAGGAGCTGCAGTACTGCTTTCAaatggcggccatgccactcgaGGGACGGGCTGTAAATCAGTATATCGTCGAAGAACACAATAACACACTGCCTGAGCAGCGGCTGAAAGATAGAATTCATCGCTGCCTGAAAGGTGGAAGGCGCGTTTGTAAGGCCGAACGGCATCACGAGAAACTCGAAATGGCCGTCATGAGTCCTGAAGGCCGTCTTAAAGATGTCATCCTCACTCATTCGAATCTGATGATACCCCGAGCGAAGATCCAATTTTGTAAAATACTTCGCACTGCCCAGCTCGTCAAACAATTCCTCTGCCGTAGGTATGGGAAAGTGATCCGGGACGGTTGCCTTATTGAGGGCGCGGTAATCGATACAAAAGCGAAACGTGCCGTCCTTCTTGCGGATCAACAATACCGGGGACGAGAAAGGGCTGCGACTGTGGCGGATGATACCCTGGTCCAACATATCGCGGACCTGCTTCTCAATTTCCGTTTTCTGGAAGTAGGGATACCTATAAGGTCGAACATTGATTGGCCGCGTCCCTGGTAAAAGATGAATCCGGTGATCGAACGAACGTGCCGGTGGGACGCCGCGGGGCTGCTCAAACACCGCCCGGTGCGCCGTCAATACCTCCAGTACCTCGGCTGGCAGGTCCTGCGGAAAAAACTCCATACTCTCGGCCTCCCCCGCCCCGGATGAGGTGTGGATTGGCACGATTTCATAGAATTCGTGGTCCGCCGGTTGCGTCGCTAGTGTGTACAACGAGTGAAGCGAAATCTGCTTCGGGCCCGGCATCAATCCTTGCAAAAACACCGTCCGACCCTCTTGAATAAATTCCAGCGTTTTCCTGACAAAATCTGCCGACACTTTCCCTATGGATTCCAACCAGTGCATCCCTAATATCACATCCGGCCCATGGTGGGCGAGAACATGCAGATCCACCACAAAGACACTACCCTGCAGAGCTAGCTTCGTGCCCCGCGAGATATGGGTACACAACAGGGATGCACCATTGCCCACGAGCACTCGAAAAGGTCTAATCGGAGTCAGTTCCAATTGTAGCCTCTCCGCAATCCTTGGGTGGAGGAAGTCTAGTGTCGCCCCTGTGTCTATCAATACCCGGACGGGAGTATCACCCAACGTCCCCTGGACAATAAACGGCTTGGAGCTCCCACGGCCATCCAAGGCGTGAAGGTGTGATAAGTCTGCAGTAATTAATTCCTCCTCCGGAACCTGCTCTCCGGCACCTGCCTCGTGCGGTTCGGCCCCCTCATCATCCATATAGCAAAGCAACTTGACTTTACACACGTGGCCGGCGACCCACTTCTCGGGGCAATGATAACAGAGGCCGCGACGGGCACGCTCCGATTTCTCTGCATTCGACACCCTCACCGGGTATATCCGTGACTTGTCCACCTCCCGGACCAGCGAATCCTGTGGATGGGGCACGGCGGCCTGGTGAGAAACAGGGGTTGGAATGGCCCGTTGATCCTTGCCCTGCCATGGTCGACGTTGATACGACGACGTGTGCTGTGGACGTTCCTCGTGTGTTGCGGCTAAACGCAATGCCAGGGCCATTGCCTCGGCCAGTGACTCGGGGTGCTGCAATTCGACCTTCTCTTGCAGAGGCTGCTTCAACCCTTGAATAAAGATTGGAATCAATGCCGATTCCGATAGATCGGTCACCCTATTGAGATACCGTTCGAACGTCGCGTGATATTCCGCTACGGTGGTCGTTTGAACCAGTTTGGCGATCAAACCCGTGTAGTTCCTGAAGCTCTGGGGGTCAAATCGATGCCTAACATCGTCCAAAAAATCTGGCCACGTAACAAATCCATTTGTCGCCCGATAATTGAATATCCACTCCGACGCGGGAGGGTCGAAAAGCATAACTACATAATGTAAGCGCTCCGCCTCCGGAACCCGCTTGTGATCAAAATAGTATTGGACGCGAGAGATCCAATTCGGTGCGTCCACCCCATTAAAGTGAGGTGCGTCCATCTGCACGCCGGATGAATAATCCGCTCCCTGGCGGTTGAGGCGTTCCCGATTTAGGGGTGGATCCCAACAGGTAACCCCGCGCTCTTCGTACCCTTCATCGTCCCCCTCCTCGTGTCTCTGCGGTAGGTCCCAATTATCCCGACGGCGACCCGTTCTATACGCTGCATCGTCCCGACGCTGACCAGGACGGCTTCCTCGGCCTGGGAGCACTCCCTCCCCAAAACGATCTCCGCGGCCACCTCGATTAGGGCGACCACGACCCCGACTCTGCTGGCGGTAGGGGCGGTCATACTCCTCACGGCCGCTCCGACCATTCCCGCGGTAATCCTCCCACGAGTGGTCGGCTTCATCCCAATCGGGCTCGTGGCTCTCTACCTGCGGCGCCGGTCGTCGTTCCAAGTTGTCGACCCGACGATCCATCGTATCAAATCTCGCGTTCAACTGCGCAAACCCTAACGTGACTGGGTCGACGTGCGGTTGTCTCCCGTCGACGTCTCCTGGGTTCCTCTGCCGCGCAGGGCCCAATTGCAGCCCCGACGAGGTCCCTGCATGCGGAAATTCTCCCGCCATCGCTTACGTAATCAAGAAGATGTTGAGTTatcgggatgaaagcaccagatgttacggacgttctccgcaaCGGCTCCGTGATCTTCCTTCTCGACGGAACAACGAGCAATTCCCACGACAAACTCGCGGAAACTGACCGAAACCTCGCTGATTTGGTGGACGTCTTCCCCAAAGCAACAAGAACGTAAAGATAATTGCTTGTTTCACAAGAtaggtttagggaaaatatttcattcataaaaataatgtgttgatgaaataccctattttatactagaaaccctagggcggttcgacgtatcctaattcatccgggaaagaaccgcaaagaaaacccgaacggggcttataaatcaggcccgactcaacaataagtaaattaatgtttcaaaaataccaaaacataaaaggaaagaaataaaaaggaaacaaaaagaaTCGGCTAATTCTTGAACTTGTTCGGCGCCTTGAGCTTGTCTCTCGGTCTCAAGGATCTCTTCGACACAATCAATTCGTCACTTCGGTCATTCACGCATTGCGTCGTGCTGTTcggctgcgtcgtgctgctcggctccgGAAgcgctgcgtcgtgctgctcggctgttgtcgcctccagctcggcatgctccagctcggcatgctccagctcggcatgatccagctcggcatgctccagctcggcatgcggCTCCGCTGTTGCGTCAGGTGTCGGGGGTCTCGTATCAGGACCATACATAGATTATTAATTAGATGTCACTTTAGACATGTTAAATTACTTCCcttgaattttattttcttggaaATCTACAATATCCTACAATTTAATGAAAACAGAATTGCCATTCAATCATTCATAATGTTCCAAAACAATATTTTCAATAGCAATACTTGACTTATATTTTTCAGACAACAACACTGGAAATTAACCAATACACAGAACAGTTTATTTCCTTAACACAACATTCAACTTATGTAAAAACCACACAAATTTATTACACAAGTGACACACTATCATTGTGAAACACCACAATAGGTAGTTATAGCATTCTCCAACCTTCTGTTTTCTTCTTGGCTGAAAAAATCAAGATACTTGAGATGATCAAATGGCTTGTATCTCAGAGGATGTTCAACGTCCACGAACTCATCGGGCGTCTCCACCATCTCTTTCTCCATGAATGAGAACTGCCCAAGTGAGTATCTTGCTTCACTCCCTTCCATAGTCACCCTGTGATGAGGGGACTTTATTCTATTGTTGCTCCATGCCTATTCCAAAACAAAGTCCGTtaaaatgagtcactcacccccTTAACAGACCTCATAAAAAAGAAAGATTATTGACGAATGTATCGAAGAGACATGATCACTGCCAAGTTGATATGAGACGAGGGTTTAATTCAACGAAGTCAAGAGACAAACAACACTATACTTTCAGGCTAAACTGACCATGATTGCATCACCGGCCATGACGACGATGGAGGAGAGAGGGAGGCCGCGGACGCCAAACCATTCACCGTCCTTGGCTTTGATCTCAAGACCATCAACTTGGTTTTGATGGATAGTTGACATGAAACTTTTGTCTGTGTTGAGAAGATTATAAACGAAGCATGATTAAGTTTGAAGAGAGAAAGTCTCGATTGTTTTTATTGTATGAATCAAAAAATGAACTACAAAAGAGTGAGCTCACCTTATATACGTGGTGAACTAATTCTCTGAGCTAACACAAAATATCTACAACAAAATATCTAATGCCAGCTAGC from Salvia splendens isolate huo1 chromosome 4, SspV2, whole genome shotgun sequence encodes the following:
- the LOC121797871 gene encoding 2-oxoglutarate-dependent dioxygenase AOP3-like encodes the protein MSTIHQNQVDGLEIKAKDGEWFGVRGLPLSSIVVMAGDAIMAWSNNRIKSPHHRVTMEGSEARYSLGQFSFMEKEMVETPDEFVDVEHPLRYKPFDHLKYLDFFSQEENRRLENAITTYCGVSQ